The sequence tagaaCATACATGAGTGTGTAACTTCCAGtaagtgaaacaaatctctatttaaattctatttgtttggttgtattcgtaaaaatatagatgTGCATAAGAAtctacaataattataatatattaaaagaaattcttgttatatttacaatgtatGAATTAAAGTTTCACGATAATTCAACTGCTTCACTAGAAAATACactcgacatatatatatacactagACATATAATCCcctttttcaaaattctccTCAAATCTTAAAACAAAGTTCCTCCATCGCTTCAACGCAACCCAGGCAGTTCCTGGAAAGTTGAACCGGGTAATTTCAACCACTTTACCCCGTGCAATACAATCGTTCAATAACTGCAATTTAATGCTGAATACGCAAACAGATTACACACATACGCAAGCGCACCGTATCGAATCAAGCCCAATTCTTATTTGACTCTACGTCAGTCATGTCGAAGCGTTCAGCCATGAAAAATACATCTCAACTAACAAAGAGGGAAGAGGATATGAAATACGCAACGAGATTCGTAAAACCAATTTTAGGAGCAATTGGTGCGTGGCCCATTTcatcttcctcctcttctttcatgtcgaaaattttattgagaaTAGAACACATTCTGACATACttcctatttttcttaataattgtACCAACCATCATGTACGTGTTtttcaaagagaaaaacaacAAGATTAGACTGAAACTTATGGGACCGATTATTAACTGCACTATGCAGTTCTGCAAATATACGATCCTTTTGTGGCGGACAAGCGAAGTCCAAAAAGGTTTGGAAGTGATGAAACAGGACTGGATAACAGCCACGGACGAGAATCGATTGATTTTTCGCTCGAAAGCGAAAATAGCGAGAAGAGTGGTGCTAACCGCTGCAATTACTATGTACGGAGGTGGTTTATGCTACAGGACGATCCTCCCTCTTCTTAAAGGATCTATCATCACCCCTGACAATATTACTATAAGACCATTGCCCTGTCCGAGTTATTTCCTAATTCTCGACGAACAAAAGTCTccaaattacgaaatattgtTTCTAGTGCAAATTTTGGCTGGATTTGTTATTTACGCAGTTATTAGTGGTTCCTGCGGTCTTTCTGCTCTTTTTGTTCTGCATGCGTGTAGCATGCTGAGGATCTTGGTGGACAAGATGAAGGCTCTGGTGGATATGAGGGACATGTCTGACACGATGGTCCAACGGAGGATCATGGATATCGTTGAATATCAGACGAAAATAAAGAGGTTAGTGGAATATTCTTGTGAATAGAAACGATTGGATTGCAATATGATTTATTCTAACTGGGAAACGAATTGGACAAGCAATGagtttattgtaatttatgcGTTGCATGCCCTGTATTCGTGACTtgattgcagatttttaaAGAACATTGAAACAATTACAGAGTACATTTGTCTAACGGAAATGATGGGTGGTACATGTTTGGTTTGTCTCGTGGGATATTATATTCTCATGGTAGGAGTTAGGCGAATAATActtagactgcggatgttcgtgcgaaatcgtatttttatgaatgcaaACAAGGCAATGGAATCTAAATAGAGTAATGTTTTGTGAGATTAGAATGAGGTTTGTTAagatttgatattattttggGTTTTTCCGGgtgtttacatttattttcaattggtATACTTCAttctgcattttttatttacatgcTCCAATTTTTTATGCTCCAATCGTATGAACATTCACAGTCtgataataacattaaaaatattctattatttcatcaatataggatataaatattttaggaatGGGAGAACAATAACATCGCGGCTGTACTGATTTATGTCACGTTACAAATATCCTGTACCTTCTGTGTCTTTATACTCTGTTACATTGGTCAACTTCTTATTGATGAAGTATGacatcattcttttttttttttttttgtaaccTATTCGACGTTCTAAATCTTATCGTATTTGCTTTGTTAACAGAATCAGATTGTAGGACAGGCATCGTGCATGATCAATTGGTATCATCTCTCGACCAAACATATGCGTTCTTTAATACTAATTATCGCTATGTCTAATTATCCGATGAAATTGATGGCTGGTAAGATGATTGAAATGTCTTTAGCTACTTTTACCGGCGTAAGTATaaggaaatcaaattttcttttccagaaattaaatttaataaatctatatcttatttaacatatatttgAGTTTAAGTTATATCTTgttatattttccataaacaatttt comes from Bombus pyrosoma isolate SC7728 linkage group LG2, ASM1482585v1, whole genome shotgun sequence and encodes:
- the LOC122573760 gene encoding odorant receptor 4-like, which encodes MSKRSAMKNTSQLTKREEDMKYATRFVKPILGAIGAWPISSSSSSFMSKILLRIEHILTYFLFFLIIVPTIMYVFFKEKNNKIRLKLMGPIINCTMQFCKYTILLWRTSEVQKGLEVMKQDWITATDENRLIFRSKAKIARRVVLTAAITMYGGGLCYRTILPLLKGSIITPDNITIRPLPCPSYFLILDEQKSPNYEILFLVQILAGFVIYAVISGSCGLSALFVLHACSMLRILVDKMKALVDMRDMSDTMVQRRIMDIVEYQTKIKRFLKNIETITEYICLTEMMGGTCLVCLVGYYILMEWENNNIAAVLIYVTLQISCTFCVFILCYIGQLLIDENQIVGQASCMINWYHLSTKHMRSLILIIAMSNYPMKLMAGKMIEMSLATFTGVMKLSMGYLNILREVI